CGTGGCGGAGACCTCGTCCCCACCGACAGCGGTGAGCCAACCGCTCTCCAGGCAGTCGGCGAGGGGCAGCACGTCCGCCAGGCGGGCGCGGGGCACGGGCTGCTGCAACAGGAAGAGCCGTACGAGGGCCTCCAGCGGCGTGTCCCCGCGGGTCGCCCGCAGCGCGGGCACGGTCTCGCTGCGCGCCAGGGCCGCGTACGCGGGGGCGCCGAGCAGGTCGAGGAGTCCGTCGGCGGTGAAGGAGGCCCCGAGCAGGGCGTCCCGCAGCCGGGCGGCGACGTCGGCGCGGTCGGAGGAGGGCAGCGGTGACAGGCTGGTGTTACTCACCCGTCCATTGTGTCGGTTGCCGCCCATGATGCGCGTACCCCTGTGGACAACCTGGCGGACAACATGCGAGAGGGCCCGGCACGCGCGCGTACCGGGCCCTCTTTCGGTTGACCGAACGATCGGCCTCCCTGAGGTCGGCGTTTCGTCGTGGTCGGGCCTTGGCCGAGGTGAGCCGTTGGCCGAGGTCAGCCGTTAGCTGCCGTCAGCCCTTGGCCGCTGTCAGCCGTTGGTCGCCGAAGGCTTGGCGGACGCCGACTTGCAGCTCTCCTGCTTCGCCATCGCCGCACCCACCTCGCCCTCCTCGAGCTTCTTCAGGGCGTCGTTCCCGCTCTGGCTCAGCTTGTCGAGCTGGGTCGCGATGCCCTTCAGACCGTCCGCGAACTTCGACTGGTCCTTGGTGTCGAGCTTTTCGACCTGCGTCTTCAGGTCCGCGTACTTCGCGGAGATGTCGTTGAGTTCCTTGACGGCGTTCGTCTTCTTCGTCTTGCCGTCCTCGACGTCGGGGGCCCCGGCCTTCTCGACGGCGGTGCCGATCGCCTTGTAGGCGTCGGACATGTCCTGGAAGGCCTGGGCGTCGGTCTTCTGGACCTCTTCCGGCGTGCTGTTGTCCGAGGTCTCCTTCTGGATGGCGGTGTTGGCGGCCTCGATCTTCTTCGCCTGCGGCTGCACGGCGTCACAGACCTGCTTGGCCCAGGAGTTCAGCGCGTCGCTGTTGTCGTCGCTGCTACTGCTGCATCCCGACAGCGCCAGTACCAGTACCGCACCGCCGGACAGTGCGGCCGTGAGCTTCTTGTTCACCGGATTGGTCCCTTCCATGGCTCTCGGCCCCGGAACATACACGCCAAGTGGGCGACAACCGCGTGTCGAACATCCGCTTTAACCGGTATTAGAGCCATTTGCACCAAGAGAGAGAAGGCTCACGGCCGGGGTGTGAACACACACAAGAGCGGGCGGACGACACGTCAATACGCACCGTCCGCCCGCCCGTTGAGCGGAACCTGACCAGGTGTGGAACCTGGTGCTACGAAACCACCGCAGGATCCGCCGACTTGGCCACCCGCTCGGAGTCGCTTTCGTCACCCATGGCGATCCCGCGCCGCTTGGACACGTACACCGCGCCCACGATCACGGCGATCGAGACCACCGCGATCAGAATCCGCATCCCGAGGTTCTTGTCGTCGCCGTACGAGAACTTGACGACCGCCGGCGCGATCAGCAGCGCCACCAGGTTCATCACCTTCAGCAGCGGGTTGATCGCGGGACCCGCGGTGTCCTTGAAGGGGTCGCCGACGGTGTCGCCGATCACCGTCGCGGCATGGGCCTCACTGCCCTTGCCGCCGTAGTGACCGTCCTCGACGAGCTTCTTCGCGTTGTCCCACGCACCGCCGGAGTTGGCGAGGAAGACCGCCATCAGCGTGCCGGTGCCGATCGCGCCCGCGAGGAACGAGCCGAGCGCCCCGACCCCGAGCGTGAAACCGATCGCGATCGGCGTCAGCACGGCGAGCAGTCCGGGCGTGGCGAGCTCGCGCAGGGCGTCCTTGGTGCAGATGTCGACGACCCGCCCGTACTCGGGCTTCTCCGTGTAGTCCATGATCCCGGGGTGCTCGCGGAACTGCCGCCGCACCTCGTAGACCACGGCCCCGGCGGACCGGGACACCGCGTTGATCGCCAGCCCCGAGAAGAGGAAGACGACCGCGGCGCCTGCGATGAGACCGACCAGGTTGTTGGGCTGGGAGATGTCCATCATCAGGTTCAGCGGGGCGCCCGCGCCGGAGACCTTCTCGCCCACGTCGTGTGCCGCCGTGGTGATCGCGTCCCGGTAGGAGCCGAAGAGCGCCGAGGCCGCGAGGACGGCCGTGGCGATGGCGATGCCCTTGGTGATGGCCTTGGTGGTGTTGCCCACGGCGTCCAGGTCGGTGAGCACCTGGGCGCCCGCGCCCTCGACGTCGCCGGACATCTCGGCGATGCCCTGCGCGTTGTCGGAGACCGGACCGAAGGTGTCCATGGCGACGATGACACCGACCGTGGTGAGCAGACCGGTACCGGCCAGGGCCACCGCGAACAGCGCCAGCATGATGGACGTACCGCCGAGCAGGAACGCCCCGTACACGCCGAGGCCGATCAACAGGGCGGTGTAGACGGCCGATTCGAGTCCGATCGAGATACCGGCGAGGACGACGGTGGCCGCGCCGGTGAGTGAACTCTTGCCGATGTCCCGCACGGGACGCCGGGTGGTCTCGGTGAAGTAGCCGGTGAGCTGCTGGATCAGCGCGGCCAGCACGATGCCGATCGCGACGGCGACGAGCGCGAAGATCCGCGGATCGCCGTCCTTGGCCTTGATCGCCGCGTTCGTGACCCCGTCCAGTTCGGCGTAGGTGGACGGCAGGTAGATGAAGACCGCCGCGGCCACCAGTCCCAGCGAGATCACCGCGGAGATGAAGAAGCCGCGGTTGATCGCGCTCATCCCGCTGCGGTCGGACCGGCGCGGGGCGACCGCGAAGATGCCGATCATCGCGGTGAGCACGCCGATCGCGGGCACGATCAGCGGGAACGCGAGTCCGGCGTCGCCGAACGCGGCCTTGCCGAGGATCAGCGCGGCGACGAGCGTGACGGCGTACGACTCGAAGAGGTCCGCCGCCATGCCCGCGCAGTCGCCGACGTTGTCGCCCACGTTGTCGGCGATGGTCGCGGCATTGCGCGGGTCGTCCTCCGGGATGCCCTGCTCGACCTTGCCGACCAGGTCGGCGCCGACGTCGGCGGCCTTGGTGAAGATGCCGCCGCCGACACGCATGAACATGGCGATCAGTGCGGCACCGAGACCGAATCCTTCGAGCACCTTCGGCGCGTCGGCCGCGTACACCAGCACCACGCAGGAGGCGCCCAGCAGACCGAGC
Above is a genomic segment from Streptomyces sp. R21 containing:
- a CDS encoding small secreted protein, which translates into the protein MEGTNPVNKKLTAALSGGAVLVLALSGCSSSSDDNSDALNSWAKQVCDAVQPQAKKIEAANTAIQKETSDNSTPEEVQKTDAQAFQDMSDAYKAIGTAVEKAGAPDVEDGKTKKTNAVKELNDISAKYADLKTQVEKLDTKDQSKFADGLKGIATQLDKLSQSGNDALKKLEEGEVGAAMAKQESCKSASAKPSATNG
- a CDS encoding sodium-translocating pyrophosphatase, translating into MAGLSTPHQFDHPTTFAAAVLTDDNRLIVMVIGAVALAALVVAGVLVRQVLAAGEGTDSMKKIATAIQEGANAYLGRQMRTLGVFAVVVFFLLMLLPADDWNQRAGRSIFFLIGAVFSATTGYIGMWLAVRSNVRVAAAAREATPAEGEPEKDLTAVSHKAMKIAFRTGGVVGMFTVGLGLLGASCVVLVYAADAPKVLEGFGLGAALIAMFMRVGGGIFTKAADVGADLVGKVEQGIPEDDPRNAATIADNVGDNVGDCAGMAADLFESYAVTLVAALILGKAAFGDAGLAFPLIVPAIGVLTAMIGIFAVAPRRSDRSGMSAINRGFFISAVISLGLVAAAVFIYLPSTYAELDGVTNAAIKAKDGDPRIFALVAVAIGIVLAALIQQLTGYFTETTRRPVRDIGKSSLTGAATVVLAGISIGLESAVYTALLIGLGVYGAFLLGGTSIMLALFAVALAGTGLLTTVGVIVAMDTFGPVSDNAQGIAEMSGDVEGAGAQVLTDLDAVGNTTKAITKGIAIATAVLAASALFGSYRDAITTAAHDVGEKVSGAGAPLNLMMDISQPNNLVGLIAGAAVVFLFSGLAINAVSRSAGAVVYEVRRQFREHPGIMDYTEKPEYGRVVDICTKDALRELATPGLLAVLTPIAIGFTLGVGALGSFLAGAIGTGTLMAVFLANSGGAWDNAKKLVEDGHYGGKGSEAHAATVIGDTVGDPFKDTAGPAINPLLKVMNLVALLIAPAVVKFSYGDDKNLGMRILIAVVSIAVIVGAVYVSKRRGIAMGDESDSERVAKSADPAVVS